Genomic window (Desulfobotulus mexicanus):
ACACCTATCTGGAAGATCTCCTAAAGAGCAACCCCCATGATGCTCTGGCAAAGAGAATCCTTGGCCAAAAAAACCATGCCGTGGATTTTTTCAAAGTCATGCTGCCAGAAGAGGTGGTTGCACTTCTTGATATGGAGACCCTCAAGGCTGAAAAGGACAGTTTTGTCAGCCCAAAACTTCGGAGTGCCTTCAGCGACCTTGTGTTCAGCGTAAAACTCAAAGACAGCAGGACAAAGGCTTTCCTCTATACACTCATTGAACACAAAAGCCAGCCCGATATCTGGTACATCCTCCAGATACTCAAATACATGAGTGCCGTATGGGAAAGTTTTCACAGAAATACCCCGAATAAACTTCTGCCCCCCATCCTTCCCCTTGTCGTTTATCACGGAAGGGAAGGATGGCTTTCAAGGGATATTGTGGATCTGCTGGACGGTGGTCATCCAAACATCTTCCGACCCTTCACACCACAGTTACATACCCTGCTTTGTGATGTCAGCACCCTTGACCCCAATACCCTCCAGCACAATATTGTGCTAAAGGTTTTCTTAAAGATTCTGGGTTCCGTCATGGGGCCTGAAATCAAAGATGATCTCCCTGAGATGATTCARATGCTGACYAAAATRATGGAGCCCGGCAAAACGACACTGGAATACATAGAAATTTTTCTKCGCTACGTCATCTCGGCAAGCCAGGACATTGACGAGGCCACCATTGAAAAGGCCCTCGAAAACAGCGGATACATGGAGGTGCTTATGCCCACATTGGCCCAAAAATGGATTGAAGAAGGCATGGTTATGGGTGAACAAAGAGGCCTGATTATGGGCGAACAGAGAGGCCTGATTATGGGTGAACAGAGAGGTGAACAGAAAGGTCTGATGCGCATGATGCAGGAAAAATATGCCACCATCATGAACCTTCAGAAATACAGGATGAAACCAGAAGAGATAGCAGATATTACGAGTCTTACCCCTGAAAAGGTCAGAGAGATTC
Coding sequences:
- a CDS encoding Rpn family recombination-promoting nuclease/putative transposase encodes the protein TYLEDLLKSNPHDALAKRILGQKNHAVDFFKVMLPEEVVALLDMETLKAEKDSFVSPKLRSAFSDLVFSVKLKDSRTKAFLYTLIEHKSQPDIWYILQILKYMSAVWESFHRNTPNKLLPPILPLVVYHGREGWLSRDIVDLLDGGHPNIFRPFTPQLHTLLCDVSTLDPNTLQHNIVLKVFLKILGSVMGPEIKDDLPEMIQMLTKXMEPGKTTLEYIEIFLRYVISASQDIDEATIEKALENSGYMEVLMPTLAQKWIEEGMVMGEQRGLIMGEQRGLIMGEQRGEQKGLMRMMQEKYATIMNLQKYRMKPEEIADITSLTPEKVREILAAGDKGLDLLIGDNTTKH